AAGCACTCCTGTCGGACCACGCCGCACTCGAGGACGTTCTCGAGAGGTAGCGACTCCCAACGTTATGGGACAAAACGGCGTCTATGGCACTATTGATGCTTCTTTCGGCTTTTTGATGACCTCCTATTGATGTGTGACTGTGCGGCTCGTATGACTACACCGTCTGACCAACAATTAAGAGTCCGCCGCGCATGAGCCAAGACATGGTAGACATGGACGACACCCCGCAGGAAATCACCTCGATCGTCGGCCGCGAGGTCTACTCGAACAGCGGCGTTTTCGTCGGTGAAATCGAGGATCTCCAGTTGAATATCGACGGTCAGGTCGTTACAGGCCTCGCGCTCGGTAATCTCAATCCCGAACTGTTCTCACAGGAATCGAAAAGCGGCCAGGGCGTTATCGTTCCCTATCGCTGGGTTCGCGCCGTTGGCGATGTCGTACTGGTCAACGAAGTCGTCGAGCGCGTTCGCGACCCCGACGACGAAGAAGACGAGATTCTCGCTTAAGGACTCCCCATTCTCGAGTATATACTGCGCCGCTTAGGACCCGTTCGACCCTTCGGTACCATCGACACCCATCGTATCGAACAGGGTTCGTTTGACCGCTTCTTCGGTCAACTCCAGCAGCGTATTTCGGTTGTCCTCGGAAATCTCGATGCCGGTGAAGATCCCGAGCGGAATCTCTGCGCTGGCCTGTGTCGAGTGGCCGGCGGTTTCGCCCATTTCGCCGTAAGCATCATCGAGCACTTTGCCGATGTTGATGCGGATATCCTTCGAGCGACCCGCGAGGAAGATGGTCTCGTCGGCAATGCCAAAGACCGCAGTCGTGGTGACACCCTCGAGATCGAGGAGGTGACTCGCGGCCTGCGTCAGTGCCTCCCGGTCGCGGACAAAGCCAGCGTTCGAGACAAGGTGACTCCCCTGTACGTCGCGGTTGGTGATGGCTTCGGCGAGTACGTCGAGCGTTTCCGGCGACATCGACGGCGATTCGACCTGCTCTAGGGTGTCGTGATTCGCAAAGGGGTAGAGATACGCTGCGGCAGTGAGGTCTGCAGGGGTCGTATCGCGTTTGAAATCCAACGTCTCGGCGCGGATGCCGTACAGAAGCGCAGTGGCAACTTCCTCCGAGACGTTCATATCGAACTCCTGGATGTATTTCGTAACGATCGTCGATGTTGAGGACATGTTCGGCCGGATATCGACGAATTCAGGCTCGTAATCAGCCTCGAGTTCGTGATGGTCGATCACTGCATCAACCGAGAGGTCCATCTCCTCGCTGGTCGCGTGATCGACCAGTGCAACGGTGTCGTAGACCGACCGATCCTCGAGGTCATCCCACTGCAAGAGCTCAATCCCCAGAAGGTTGACGAACGCACGATTTTCCTGATGGCCCATATCGCCCAGATAGACGATATCCGATTCGATGCCGAGATGGTTCGCAATTGCCTGCATAGCGGCCGCAGAGGCGATCGAGTCTGGGTCTGGACTGTCCTGTGTGATGATTGCCAGTCGCGAGGACGTCTCTTCTAACAGATTCGCAAGTTTGCCTGCGTTATACTCGAGTTCGCCGGACTCGAGTGCGCGCAGGGCCGATTCGGCGATTACCGAGGAGGGGTTGATAACGATATCAGCGCCTAACTCCTCGAGTTCGTCGCCCGAGACTGGGTCGCTCGCGCGCGCGACGATAAACTGGCCATCGTTTTGATCGCGGATGTGTTTGACTGCCTGTTTGTTTGATTCGACGTCGGATGCGAGGATGAGGACAACGCCGCGCTCACTGACGAGGTCAGCGGCCTCGGGTTCGCGGATGTCGGCGGTGCGAGCGTCTAGGTCCTGATCACGCAAGGATTCGACGCGACTTTCATCGCGGTCGATAATGAGGACGTCTTTGCCCTGCTGGGCCAACTCTTCGGCAACAGCATAGCCCACGCTGCCACAGCCCAAAATCGCGTAATCAGAGATCGACGAAATCGTAACCCCCGTACTCATTGCACGTGTGGTCGGACCGGCCACACTTAACCCTCCCGAAGATTGTTACGTTGCGATAGTGTCACCGGATCCGGGAGTCGCTGCCTCGAGACGCCAGTCTGTGCGTGTTCTGCTCTGCCACGACAGTCTTCAAGGGAAACGTATTTCAACAACCGCAGGAAAGTCGGAGGTAGAGGGCCGGTAGCTCAGTCCGGCAGAGCGTCTGACTCTTAATCAGACGGTCGCGTGTTCAAATCGCGCCCGGCCCGTTCTGCACCGCGAACAATTCGTGAGCGGTGCATCACGGAACCGGCGGGATTTGAATGCAGGGAGAGCGCAGTCTCGCGAACGAAGTGAGCGAGGAAACGATCGACCGTGTGTTCAAATCGCGCCCGGCCCGCTTTTGCGACGAACAGTTTCGTGAGGAGCAAAGCGGCCAGAGCGATTTGAACTAGACGAGTCACAGCCCGTGAGCGAACACAGCGAGCGAACTGGAATGTCTCGACGTAGTTCACAATCGCGCCCGGCGCACGTTGTCGATCCATAATTTTGGTTGACTCGAATTTAGACCACCAACCCAAGAGTAGTAAAGAACATGATCGGTGACTCGAGTGTATCAGCAACGCCTGTCACATTCGACAGTCAATTTGGTTGGACAACTGTCGAGAGAGTCGTTGAATGAGTGTTTAATCACCAACTATCGATCGATAATGAGTTGGTTTTGGGTGGGTTTGTACAGAATTATATGTGGTCGGCAATTACACTTTAGGTGACTGGATCCAGATGATGTGCTATGCTATCACTTCTGGCGTCAGTCGTCGGGAACTCAGAAGTTGCAGAGACCGACGAGAACGCAAGTGGGCCAGGACGAACAGAACCGACGGAGGTGAGCGAAGACGAACTGGGTGCGATCGCTGATCACAGTATCGTTTCCCAACTCGTCGACGGATTTGCTCAGCCAGTGACGGTCGTCGATGCCGATGGGCGAATTGTCATGCTCAACACGGCAGCAGCCGACCTCTACGGGACGACGGCGTCTCCCGTTGCTGATCGCCACCCGGATACGTTACACGATATCGAAAGCGAGGCCAGCGATATCGTCACCGAGGCGCTCGAGCAGGGGAACACAATTCACGAGCGCGAGGAACACAGTCTGATTAACGGCGAAGAGGTGTTTCTCGAGCGCACAGTGACACTACTCGAATCTGACGCTGGCGAGGTGTGTGGGGCTATCCTTGTCGAAACGGACGTTAGTGAGCGTCGCCGCCAGCGAAACAAGAACGCGTTTCTCGAGGCATACAACGAGCAGGCGATGGCAGACTTTCAGACGGCGATTGAACGGCTTGCACGCGGTGATCTGACGGTCGAATTGACGGTGCCGGAACCGGACGAGGAGTTCGACGAAGCGTGGGCAACCTACGAGGAGTACGTGTCGTTACAGAGAAACCTTGAGCAAGCAGTATCGAATATTCGGGAGACCGTCGCGACGATTGAGTCTGTGGCGACGGAACTGGCCGATTCGGGGTCGTCGCTCGGAGCGACAACTGAGGAGGTGACGAATGCAATCGATGGGATCGATGCCTCGTCCTCAGAGCTTGCGAATGGGGCGGATGAGATGACGACGGAGGCACAGCGAGCCAGTGAAAGCGTCAGTGACCTCTCGGCGTCGATCGAGGAGATCACGGCATCGATCGGGCAGATCAACACGAAGACAGAGCAAGTGACCGAACTCGCGAACGACGGTGTCGGCGAAGCGGATGCGGCCGTCACGCAGATTCGTGACGCGAACGAGTCGACGGCGGGGGTTGCACAGCGGATCGACGACCTCGAGGAGAGCATGCAGGAAGTCGGCGAGATCGTCGAGTTGATCAACGACATCGCCGATCAGACGAATCTGCTGGCACTGAATGCGAGTATTGAAGCGGCGACGGCTGGCGAAGACGGCGACGGATTCGCTGTCGTTGCAAACGAGGTCAAGAGCCTGGCCGAAGACTCGCAGGACTCGGCATCCGAAATTGGAACGATCATCGACGACATCCAGGCACAGACGGCGGATCTGGTTCGCAGCATTCGTGAGGCAAGCGCGGAAGTCGAAGACGGGGCAGACAGTGTTGCAGATATCGTTGACCGCCTCGAGCGGATCAACGAACGCGCGGCTCGGACCAGTGAGGACGTTGCACAGATCACTGACGCCGTCGAGTCCCAGGCCCAAAACGCCGAGGAGGTCAGCGTTGTCATTGACGAGACGGCGGGCCTGAGCGAGGAGATGACGGCAACGACCGAGGCAGTCTCGAGTTCCCTCGAGGAACAGACCGAGGCAATGACACTCGTCGCGGATCGTGCCCAGCGCTTTGGCGATATGAGTGAAGATATCCACGGCCGCCTCGAGCAGTTCAAACTCGACGCAGACGACGATGCTGCGCTGGACGTGGATTCCTGAACTGGCCCGAGAGATGCCGAACTCCCCGAATTGGGACGTGTTCTGTGGCCCCAGTCGGGCTTTTTCTTCCCACTGGCTGGGAACACACGACGACTGAAAAAGGTCGTGCGGGCGTAGGTGGAGCTATGACAGCCGACCATTTGCTCACTGACGACGAGATCAGACACACGGTTGTTGACCGTGTTCGAGAGGTCCAGGTCGTCGACGGCGACCCAAGCAGCGAGGAACTGCTCGAGTCGGTCGACGTTACTGACGGCGTCGTCACGTTCACGGTCGTCTTCGATCGGTTAGATCGGCTGATGGCCGAACGCGTCAGCGAGCAACTGCGCGGTGCGGGCCTCTCGACGGATGGTGTTGCACACGTCCGAATTGAGGCGACGGATGCTGATGCGCCGGCTTCGGGATTGCCGGTCACAGGAGTCAATTCGCTGATCGCCGTCGCGAGTTCGAAAGGTGGTGTCGGGAAGACAACGATCACGGCCGCACTCGCTCGCGCACTTTCCGAGGCCGGACTTGATGTCGGTGTGTTCGATGCGAACGTCCACGCACCCGATGCGCCCGATTTACTCGAGGCCGAGGGCCCAGTTCACCAGACGCCCTCTGGGCGGCCGGAGCCGATCGATGCCGATGGAATCGAAATAATGAGTATCGAACTCATCGCGGACGACGGGCCGGTCGCCTGGCGCGGCGCGATGGTTCACGATGTCGTCACAGATCTGCTCGGAAATGCGGCTTGGAGCGACCGAGACATCTTGCTCGTTGATCTGCCGCCGGGGATCGGTGAGGCGGTGACCACCATCGTCCAGCAGGCACCGCTTGATGGCGCGCTGTTAGTGTCGACGCCGACCGATGCCGGAGCGCGAGCGACCGAACGGACTGGGGCGTTACTGACGGCAAACGACGTGCCGACGATCGGTGTCGTGGCGAATATGGTCGGCGACGAGGGGCCGTTCGCCGCCGACGGCACAGGGCTGCAAGACCGGATCAACGAGGAGGCACACGCCGCTGTCGACCCGATTCCGTTCGATCCGTCACTCCAAACCCCCGCGGCGTGTTCGTTTGCTGATCCCGAAACAGATGGGGAAGTCGCAATCGACGCACTCCGGGCCACGCTCGAGTCGTTTTGTGCTGAGATTCAGAC
The Natronolimnobius sp. AArcel1 genome window above contains:
- a CDS encoding DHH family phosphoesterase — encoded protein: MSTGVTISSISDYAILGCGSVGYAVAEELAQQGKDVLIIDRDESRVESLRDQDLDARTADIREPEAADLVSERGVVLILASDVESNKQAVKHIRDQNDGQFIVARASDPVSGDELEELGADIVINPSSVIAESALRALESGELEYNAGKLANLLEETSSRLAIITQDSPDPDSIASAAAMQAIANHLGIESDIVYLGDMGHQENRAFVNLLGIELLQWDDLEDRSVYDTVALVDHATSEEMDLSVDAVIDHHELEADYEPEFVDIRPNMSSTSTIVTKYIQEFDMNVSEEVATALLYGIRAETLDFKRDTTPADLTAAAYLYPFANHDTLEQVESPSMSPETLDVLAEAITNRDVQGSHLVSNAGFVRDREALTQAASHLLDLEGVTTTAVFGIADETIFLAGRSKDIRINIGKVLDDAYGEMGETAGHSTQASAEIPLGIFTGIEISEDNRNTLLELTEEAVKRTLFDTMGVDGTEGSNGS
- a CDS encoding P-loop NTPase; protein product: MTADHLLTDDEIRHTVVDRVREVQVVDGDPSSEELLESVDVTDGVVTFTVVFDRLDRLMAERVSEQLRGAGLSTDGVAHVRIEATDADAPASGLPVTGVNSLIAVASSKGGVGKTTITAALARALSEAGLDVGVFDANVHAPDAPDLLEAEGPVHQTPSGRPEPIDADGIEIMSIELIADDGPVAWRGAMVHDVVTDLLGNAAWSDRDILLVDLPPGIGEAVTTIVQQAPLDGALLVSTPTDAGARATERTGALLTANDVPTIGVVANMVGDEGPFAADGTGLQDRINEEAHAAVDPIPFDPSLQTPAACSFADPETDGEVAIDALRATLESFCAEIQTPAYPADAVDLRGLPPSTSQQQAITELGVDGTESVSVSALTRGEPDDLITAVRTSLERDGRELTATTADLGQDGWLVELEATARTQSASESESAT
- a CDS encoding PRC-barrel domain-containing protein, whose amino-acid sequence is MDDTPQEITSIVGREVYSNSGVFVGEIEDLQLNIDGQVVTGLALGNLNPELFSQESKSGQGVIVPYRWVRAVGDVVLVNEVVERVRDPDDEEDEILA
- a CDS encoding methyl-accepting chemotaxis protein codes for the protein MLSLLASVVGNSEVAETDENASGPGRTEPTEVSEDELGAIADHSIVSQLVDGFAQPVTVVDADGRIVMLNTAAADLYGTTASPVADRHPDTLHDIESEASDIVTEALEQGNTIHEREEHSLINGEEVFLERTVTLLESDAGEVCGAILVETDVSERRRQRNKNAFLEAYNEQAMADFQTAIERLARGDLTVELTVPEPDEEFDEAWATYEEYVSLQRNLEQAVSNIRETVATIESVATELADSGSSLGATTEEVTNAIDGIDASSSELANGADEMTTEAQRASESVSDLSASIEEITASIGQINTKTEQVTELANDGVGEADAAVTQIRDANESTAGVAQRIDDLEESMQEVGEIVELINDIADQTNLLALNASIEAATAGEDGDGFAVVANEVKSLAEDSQDSASEIGTIIDDIQAQTADLVRSIREASAEVEDGADSVADIVDRLERINERAARTSEDVAQITDAVESQAQNAEEVSVVIDETAGLSEEMTATTEAVSSSLEEQTEAMTLVADRAQRFGDMSEDIHGRLEQFKLDADDDAALDVDS